Proteins from a genomic interval of Psychrobacter fulvigenes:
- a CDS encoding DUF423 domain-containing protein — MLNWIGIAAINLAVAVALGAFGAHGIKSMVNAQQLAWWHTATLYLFIHALGLLMVGLLIRLNYATQATAWLLQIGVIIFAGSLFAMTLGAPRWFGAITPIGGVLMIAGWTWLAVTAFRIKP; from the coding sequence ATGTTAAATTGGATAGGCATTGCAGCGATTAATCTGGCTGTCGCTGTGGCTTTGGGTGCTTTTGGTGCTCATGGTATTAAAAGCATGGTCAATGCCCAGCAGCTGGCTTGGTGGCACACTGCAACCCTATATCTCTTTATCCATGCTTTAGGGCTGTTGATGGTTGGGTTGCTGATTCGCCTAAACTACGCCACTCAAGCCACCGCTTGGCTATTACAAATCGGTGTCATCATCTTCGCTGGTAGCCTATTTGCCATGACACTTGGAGCCCCGCGTTGGTTTGGGGCGATTACCCCTATCGGTGGCGTGCTGATGATCGCAGGTTGGACGTGGTTGGCAGTGACTGCTTTTCGAATAAAACCTTAG
- the hpf gene encoding ribosome hibernation-promoting factor, HPF/YfiA family gives MNVSISGHHISVTEAMDTAVREKLEKVERHFDQIQSIQVILSLDNSGGGKKSHKAEAIMRVSGHEMFVQSYDDDMYKAINDMADKLSRQIRKYKTRLERKKTQGAGRDGRYQDLADTDAAPAV, from the coding sequence ATGAATGTTTCTATTAGTGGTCACCACATCAGCGTTACTGAGGCGATGGACACAGCAGTCCGTGAGAAACTTGAGAAAGTAGAACGTCATTTTGACCAAATTCAAAGTATCCAAGTCATTTTGTCACTAGACAATAGCGGTGGTGGTAAAAAAAGCCATAAGGCTGAAGCCATAATGCGTGTTTCAGGTCATGAAATGTTCGTACAGTCGTATGATGATGATATGTATAAAGCCATTAATGACATGGCGGATAAACTCAGTAGACAAATCCGCAAATATAAAACCCGTCTAGAGCGCAAAAAGACACAAGGTGCAGGACGTGATGGACGCTACCAAGACCTTGCCGATACGGATGCAGCACCGGCAGTTTAG
- the rpoH gene encoding RNA polymerase sigma factor RpoH — protein sequence MPTHLSAPGVNLGAYINTVHQIPILTPTQEQELAHRYYDEGDVEAARLLVMSHLRFVIHIARSYSGYGLPQADLIQEGNLGLMKAVKRFDPNKGVRLVSFAVHWIKAEIHEFVIRNWRIVKVATTKAHRKLFFNLRSLKKTNNQLTLEEADAIAKDLNVSRKQVLEMESRLTSYDASFETQSSDDDDGRYAPQLFLEDGVDPAEIVEESDWEDSNTSALVAAMDTLDDRSRDIVEQRWLSEQKSTLHELAAVYSISAERVRQIEKNAMDKIRDAMTIDSVILPDDIQ from the coding sequence ATGCCGACGCATTTATCTGCTCCTGGAGTGAATCTGGGCGCTTATATCAATACTGTCCATCAAATCCCAATTTTGACGCCCACTCAAGAGCAGGAGCTTGCCCATCGTTATTATGACGAAGGCGACGTCGAGGCTGCACGCCTATTGGTTATGTCACATCTGCGCTTCGTCATTCATATCGCCCGCAGCTACTCTGGCTATGGCTTGCCGCAAGCGGATTTGATTCAAGAAGGCAATCTAGGCTTAATGAAAGCCGTCAAGCGTTTTGATCCTAATAAGGGCGTGCGTTTGGTCTCCTTTGCTGTGCATTGGATCAAAGCTGAAATTCATGAGTTTGTGATTCGTAACTGGCGTATCGTCAAAGTCGCCACCACCAAAGCTCATCGTAAGCTCTTCTTTAATCTGCGCAGTTTAAAAAAGACCAATAACCAGCTAACCTTAGAAGAAGCGGATGCCATCGCAAAAGATCTCAATGTCAGCCGCAAACAGGTGCTAGAGATGGAGTCTCGTCTGACGTCTTATGACGCCTCTTTTGAGACTCAATCTAGTGATGACGATGATGGTCGCTATGCGCCGCAGCTGTTCTTAGAAGATGGCGTGGATCCAGCAGAGATAGTAGAAGAGTCTGACTGGGAAGACAGCAATACTTCAGCCTTGGTCGCCGCTATGGATACGCTAGATGATCGCTCACGCGATATCGTCGAGCAGCGCTGGCTCTCTGAGCAAAAATCAACCTTGCATGAGCTGGCGGCAGTTTACTCCATCTCTGCAGAGCGGGTACGCCAAATCGAGAAAAACGCCATGGATAAAATCCGTGACGCCATGACTATCGATAGCGTTATATTGCCCGATGATATTCAATAA
- the thiS gene encoding sulfur carrier protein ThiS yields MSTITVNGQTLQTTHQTVQLVVNELGLSKGRYAVEVNGELIPKSELGQLRIAEGMSIEVVQAVGGG; encoded by the coding sequence ATGAGTACTATTACTGTCAATGGACAGACCTTACAAACCACTCATCAAACGGTACAGCTCGTCGTTAATGAGCTAGGGCTTAGTAAAGGCCGCTATGCTGTCGAGGTCAATGGCGAGCTTATTCCAAAGAGTGAGCTTGGCCAGTTGCGTATCGCCGAAGGCATGAGTATTGAAGTCGTACAAGCTGTCGGTGGTGGCTAG